In the Pelmatolapia mariae isolate MD_Pm_ZW linkage group LG10_11, Pm_UMD_F_2, whole genome shotgun sequence genome, ACATGTCCCCTCCCTGAATTTAGTTCCAATGGATTTGTCTCTTTGTGGTTGTTAGGCAAATGTTCAAACCACTATGCTTTAGAAACACTTAATATCTATCATTTATTTAATACTTTTCacacttaaattaaaaaagatttttaaaaagaagaaaagttttTGTAGTTTAATAGTTTAatagtttaattatttatatagcacatttaattacaacaggagcgttgaccaaagtgctgtacaagaaTACaacatacataataaaataactgtacaagaATTCAACATACCTAATAAAATAACTTAGAGTATTAAAAGCaaacaccaaatatgaattaacAAATAACTCTCATGCTGTATTAAAAgccagtaaataaaaatgtgttttaagataagatttaaaaagattgaCAGTGGGAGCCTGTCTGATGTGTAGGGGTAAATTATTCCACAGCTTAGGCGCTACAACTGCAAATGCTCAATCACCTCTATGAACCAGCCTCGACCTTGGTACAGCTAAAAGCAAAAGATCACTTGATCTAAGAGATCTAAAGGGGGTATAAGTCTGCAAGAGGTCAGACAAATACCCGGGAGCCTGTCCATTCAGGGCTTTGTAAGtcaacaataaaattttaaaattaattctgAAGCGGACAGGGAGGCAAGCACCGGGAAAATGTGTTCAGAACATCATACAGATTTTATGTCTTTAACTTCTCTTTTATGAACATCAAAATcggcaaaaaaaccaaaaaaaaaaaaaaaccagactgacatagtgatttatttacttcccctttttttttttttttttacattatttcagTTCAATTACTGAAATATGGGAAGTTAATGAGAATCAAATAGGCAGCATAATGGCTGGCCTGTTGCCTCGCAGCAAGAAGGTCCCActctttctgtttcctgtcCTTCAGAGGTGCAGTGTGTGTTGCTTGCGGACTTACTGGTGCTCCTCCAGAAGCAGGATGACAAGATGGTCCTCAAATGCCAGAGTAAGAGTAACATCGCTGCACAGGAGGGCAAGCAGATGCTGAGCCCAATTATTAAGCTGGACTCAGTCTTTCTCCGTGATGTGGCCACAGGTTAGCAATGCACCGCAGTACAGTAGTTTGCAAGTCACTCTAATCATGAGATCAGTCTTTGAATTgctgttttttcctgttgtgTCAGATCGAAAGGCTTTCTACGTGATATTTACCTGGGAAAGCGGCGCTCAGATTTATGAACTAGTGGCTCAGTCTGTTGGAGAAATGAAAAGGTGAATGTCAAAGAGAATTGTATTCATAAATCATGTTTCCTTTTGATTTCAAAACGtaggatgatttttttttttttccccgtatttccatatttttagtTGGACTCAAGTGATAAAGAAAGCAGTGGATGACCTGAAGAAGAGTGGCAGCACACCCAAGAAGTTGACGGTGGCTCCTGGAGGTGGAGTTGTAGGACCCCCCTTCAGTCCCATcaggtaagtgtgtgtgtgttcctgtctagctatctttgtgaggaccaaaatctgcattctactagtgagaaccaacagtcacttgtgaggacacactcgccggtcctcacaagtttgaaggcctttttgaggctcaaaatgtggttttagtgtcagggttacaattaggttatggttaggtatTAGGAAACTATGGCTCAGTTATCTCCATTTGGAGCTCAGGTGCACGGTCCTAGCGGCCGACTGGACCCTTATTCTCCttatggttagggtaaggggctagggaaagcattatgtcaatgaaggtcctcactaagatagcttctcagtggtgtgtgtgtgtgtgtgtgtgtgtgtgtgtgtgtgtgtgtgtgtgtgtgtgtgtgttttgggaaAAAGTGAGAGATATTCATATCTTGCCAAAGTTTATTTATCAAAAAATCTAATTtccttgtttttacttttttttccccctcctttcTTTTAGTCTGAATCCCCCTATGAGCCCGATTGAGAATGGAGCTTTGAAAAGTAGCAGTGGTGAGACCGTTGTGACTGCACACCTACAAATTTACCATTGTTACACACTCATAAAGACATAAGCAACATTTAAGACTTATCTCTGTCTGTAGATCAAGATAAGGACAACTTGAAAGATGAAAAGTCGACCGATCCCAGGCACAGACTGATTGATTTCCTGTCTGACAAAGGGTTTGACTTGATAGGCCACACCAAAAACGATCAGGAGAAAGTGGCTAACAGTGCATTAGATGAAGGTGAATAGGGGTCTTCCTTGTACTTAGTCATTTATAGTTCATGAATATATCTTTTGGGCTTCACTTTCTTTCAAAGTAGCTTGCCTATCCTAATAAAACCAATGAATCTGTCTCCTCTGTTAGTCATGTCCCTGAAAAGGCTGCTGATCGGCAGCATCAGTCTATCAGAGGACTCACAACCTGATGAAGAAAATGAAGTAGGGCAATCAGAGGGCCCTGGGCAAGATGTGGAACAGCATCAGTTAACAGGTTTggcctgttttttttgtctgtctttttttttttttttttaaggaatagTTTCATAGCGATAGATGAAGAGAAGCTCAATACCACTCATATCTGTAAGCTAAATAGAGCCATCTTAGCTTAGTCTTGTTAGTTTTATCTGTACGAGTTCccagaatattttttttcttaagcagTGACTTTCCAGAGTTGTTAACATTAGCGGATGCAGCAAGGCTAGCTGCTTCCAGTCTTaatgctaagcaaaattaaccATCTCCTCTTGATGAATTGTTATTAAGCATTAAATGTTGAAACCTCTGGCATGTAGTTTCTTGTCCTTATTTTTCACCCTCAAAAACCCAGTgttacctgattttttttttttgattttttttaattagtgatTTTCTATTAATTCCCTTCAAATTGTTATTAAATATTCTACACATTAAAAGTATTAAAGTATTTCTAATATCACAATTTGATATCAGTATATCCATTTTAAAAGCAGGATTGCAAATCCCCTCGCATTAAAGCAGgattttgtgtatgtgtgtgctatTCTATTTGACGCACTATTACAAGGAACTTACAATGTCAAAGGATTTTTGTAGTGCTAATTATTAATGGCcagaatttattattatttaaagactGCTGACTCTTGACACTTTCAAATTAAATCTTTCTATCCACAGATGAAAGTCAGACCACGAACGAAGTAGCTGAGGAGACGAACCCCACGAGTACAGACAAAGAAGGTCAAAACCCAAAAGGAGACGATGAGAGCATCAGCGCGCCCCTAGTGCTGTCCCAGGAGAGGAAGGAGGAAGTGTGCAGGAGGCTACGCAGCCTGGAGGAACAACTGAAGAGACTACAGGTGAACAGAGGGGGAGATGGAGGGGAATATTGAGAGAAAACTGTAAGCAGGGAGCAGGACGTATGACAGGGGCAGATAGAAATGTCAGCTCTAACAAAAGATTGGAACTGACTAGAAAGAGACTCAGAGCTGGGCATCAAGATTTCAGTGGGGATAACTTGAGTAAGGAGTGAGCTGTGGACAAATGGGGCCAAATGGCACAAAAGAGAAACCAGAGAATAGAAAACCATTTAACTGCTGCTGTTATTGCTTTGCTGAAAATTGCCTTGTGAAATTGGACTTCTCTAAAAATGGCTATTATGTCCAGCACTTGCAATGGGATGTGTCAGAGAAGCAGCGAGGGAGACGAAGAGAGGATGTTAAGAGGAGAAGGttgaattgtgtgtgtgtttgtgtgttcgcaGTTCCTAAGGTTATATTGATTTTGTGTGTTGCAGACTGTAGAAGAGGAACACCACAAGCTGCAGGAGGCCCTTTCCAAGTTCTCACTGGAGGGGGGCAGCTTCCAGTGACCCACCTTAATGCCTCCTGCTGGCCGTTAGGTGAGAACACTAAACTAGATAGTCATGTTAAGTATTGAATTGTCATTATGATTAATGGTATAGAGCCATTTCCACTCATGAATGGACAAGGTTAAAAGAATCAGGTTTAGCTTTtggacagcttttttttttcaccctgaaAAATATGTGCAGTGTTATTGTTAAGCTGTGTATATCTCAAGCAAAATCCATAAACAAGTTGGGGCAGCTTGTACGTGGCCTGAGAGGTGAAGCccaaggcaaaaacaaaaaccacttaCTGCTGGTAGTTGCGACTATTGGCCGTGAGCTAATGGCAACATTTGAAGGTGACTGATGACAGCGGCTGCATTTTTATGAGCTCTTCTCAAGctgcatttgcatttttttgacTGTAAAGTCTGAAGAATCAAAATGAGACTACAAAAATactagattaaaaaaacaaacaggatttatatttaaaaaaaagtttggttttttttgttttgttttgttttctgtgcagGTTTGGACTGAGTGACTTTCAGAGGCTTTCCTGGAAATTCCTATACCATCATACGTCTATGACCGGACCATCgatacatttctttttcttccccctcttgcgtgtgtgtatgtatgcgtgtgtgtatgtatgcgtGTGGGTGTGTATGTCAGCTTtttgcagccaatcagaagttttatttttgttttgttttttttttttctccttttaccAATTGGCCATTTAGGGAAGGGCTTTGTGCACAGTGCAGTGGTTCAGTAATGGAACATGggaggtgtgtatgtgtatgtgtgcgtgcatgctgGATAGAGGGctatacaaaaaaagaaaaaaacaatcctAAATTGGGGTTTGACGATGCTGTTAGTGAGAGGTGCCAAAAGAAATGAAGCAATATTTTGCTGTTAGTGAGTTGCTGCCTAAGAAAATATAGTGATTTGAGTCTGCTGTAACACACATACGCAAACCAGAAACATGCATGATGGAAAATAATTTACAGTAATGCCAAATTCTAATGTACAGTAAAAGAGAGAGCCTTAAATGGCCACTGTAGCATTAGGTCTATTGAAATACTACTACTgatatatagtgttatttctaGTCtatgccaaagtaaaacagagatGCACTTTTAATCAAAACAAGATGAACGCACACAGTTATTGCTAAATTTGTTACTTTTAGCTCTGTATTCTGTATGGTTATTAAGGCAGCCCTCATTATTGAAACGATGCATGCAAGAAAGTGTGTATGTGCGTTACAAATTTTTTTAATAAGGATATATTTCTTTGGATGATTCTTACTGTAATTAGGTCACATAAAAATCATTTATAAATAGTGGCAGTATAAGTAATCTTGCTGTTAATAGTGGAGATTTGTTTGTATGTACCGCTTTTATTTATTCCCTTGAGTCcttgtgtgtcagtgagctTCTTCACCTGAGTGAAGCTGATACAATGCCAGGCCAGAAACAAAAAGCGATGTGCAACTGTCGGACAGGACAGACAAAAGCGAAGCTGGCGTGTGTAAAGCAGATCAGAGTGGAATACAAAAGTGAAAGTACTGGAAACTGGTTTCAAGGTGCTTCTTAGAAACCTTTAACTTGATGGTCATGAGAGAGTAGAAAGTAGGAGATTAGGATTTGCGCccctatattaaaaaacaaaaaaaatacaggagaaaaaaaaatatatatatatatgaaatatatagAGAGCTCAGTATTACTAGCTCATATCATTTCAGAAGTTTCAACTTACCTTTAGAGAGGGTTCCCAAATGCTCATCCAAAACACTTTAGTTGGGGTTATACTTTTCAGGCGTATTATGAGATCAGATTGATTTGGTATATTGAAAATTTGAGCTACGGCGATATTTTATTGAGCAGTTGACTATGGTAATATAATTTCTGATCTGTGGCGTAACTGGGGCTGTGCACACAGGACCAAAGAAGTAACAGCAAACCGCTAGATCCTCATTTGTACAACAGCTTTATTAGTGACGTGCATCATCTGTGTAGTAGCGTGTCACAAAATGTTGATGCAGGAATGGTGGCTCAGTAATGCAGTCTGGAATCAGCAGCCGCCTTTCTTCACCCCAAACACGAAGGGATTTTAAAAGCACACTGAAtagtaaaaacacattttttttttaaagttaatgcAAAGGAAATACCAAGATGAAAAACATTAGATTATTTGGGATTAGTCATAAGACATGAGCAATCTATAGGACTGGGAAGTTTAACATTGAACGAAAAAGTTGCGCTATAGAGGATTAGAGACGCACCGAACACGCCCCTGGTACTAAGCTGAACATATGGGGCTGATACTGGCACAGCAGCAATACTGTAGCCAGATGAGGACACAAAGGAAATGCTGAAGGTCTGGAGGAAGGAAAACTGTAGACTCATTCCAACATCACTCTTACCAGCACTGTAATCAGGAGCACTTCCTGACGTGCAttcttattgttgttgttgccacaaCAACAAATGCCACCTTTGAACCTACTGAACCTCACCGGGTTTGCTCATTTTGATCACTTAAGGTGTTCATAGGCTTCAAAAACTATATATGATTCTAGCATCTCTCTCCATGTATTGCTCTTTTGAAGTGTATATAAATGTAGTTTGAAGgcaaaaaagacaaagacaaaaaaataatagcTCCCCTCTGTGtgttaagctttttttttttcttttttttttttagctacacACTCTTCTTCATAACACACTCACACCTTTTATTGCGTAATCACTTGTTTCTACTGCACAGTTTTATCCTACATTTTGTGTATTGAGTCACTTAAGTAGGTTGGGGAGGGAGTATTTTCCACAGAGGCTTTTGTAATTTTTTACTATACATTTTCCACAATGGTGAGAGAGGCAGGACTTGCCTGTAACTTGTCTTTGCATTTTGATGATTGTGAatcaattgaaaaaaaaataaataaaattcagtgCCAACCAGCTCTGTACTGTGGGTACTATACCTCAGGCTACCCACAGTGcttcttaaattttttttaatgtcagtggTAGGCATTTGGAGTCCAGCTACCACCAGCATCAGTTGATTCCTTCAGTCTCCACTGGCTTAACGACTACTACAGGCACTTCTCGCGCTCTCTCCTTTAAATGCTTTTCCTCATGTATTCCATATACAAAATGTAtagaaaactttatttatagagtGGTGCCTTGTTCTAATGATTAAGTTGTTTGCTTCATAAAGGACTCTTTAGTTGAACACAATCACTGCTGTCTGTGTACCTCAATGAGAAACATGACTAGTAAGCAGAGAAAAATCATGCCAGGTTTCTGGTTTTGGTGGTTTAAGGTTTGAGGGTTGTTTCTATATGTAGATTTAACTTGGGCTTCATCGCACTATTTTTGTGTCCATCTCTATCTCATAGTGAGGATGTAAGCCCTCTGCCAACTCAGCCGACCAGTGCccagtatattaaaaaaacaaaatagacaCTGCTCCTTGCCATACTGGTGTTTGCCACCTTATCTATAAACATTGTATATGCAAGAACTATACTGTGTATTTGGGTTTGATTTTTATTGTGTAAGATGCTCTTTAATGATGTATACCTAAAGAAATTTGTGGTACgttctgttttttaattctttcttcttcttttttttttttaataaactggggaaatttttttctgttttcttatttACAGTTGGGAGAACATCATGACAATTGTTTAGGGTTCAACCATAGTTGGGTTTGAAATATACAGTCAAGTCCCAGAAAGGTATttaaaaggtaaagataattCATTTAGATTTAGATCTTTCTAAATGTTGAATTGCAAAGAATTTACAGGGTTTTTTAAATACGCAGGGAACAAggctgaaaaacattaaatggaTATTAAGCCAAAGCTGTTTGAAACAATAGATTTCTGTAGTGAAAGGCACTGCATTAGTTCATGACACTGCATGCACCAATTAAACAAAGCTCCACTGTAAAACAAAGGTAAACAAGATCCAGAAACTCTCCACCTATGGGTCTGACCTCATTTGACACAACGTGTATTCTTTTGTCTGATTAATCTAAATTTGACATTCTTTTAGTTTTGATGGGTGCATGCTGCAACAATCCAGGTATATCACTGGAAGGTTTGGATCCGCCATCAAACAGGACAAGAACAGACTACAAAGGACTGTGaggtctggaaaaaaaaataaaaaaaagcacaccCTAGACACGACCTCTTCCAACTATTCCCCTCCAGTAGGTGCTATAACAAGCAGTGTCACTACTAGAATTTGGCAACACTGGGACCTTACACAGGTTATTCCAACTCCTCCAGGAAGGTACAGCAATACTTGCCATTGCCAGAAGGTTTCCAGTGTCTCCCAATAATAGCCTTAAGAGCATGGAGGAGCTTCCAGGAGACAGGCAGTTACTTTAAGAGAGCTGGAAAGGTacctgctcctttgtgcaaggaggaacagcAGGAGAACTCCCAGAGTCCTACAAAATGACCTTCAGCAGACTTCAGAGGGTGGCCTGAGGCATTGATGTCCTCTAACGGGTCCTGTACTCACTGGAGATGATATGTATTCATATCATTAGCAGGTAATGTGGATGTTTAAATGTTAGGGATTTAAATGTTAATCAGAGTGGTGATGAGTGGGTGGAACAACAGCATGGCTCCAAACTGAAATAGTCTCCTCCAGTGGAAACACAAGGcagactgaaaagaaaaacGACTGACCAAGGCTCCAAACTGTTTAATAATAAGACTTTTACTTCAAAGCTCGAACAGTTTGTCTCCTGAGTTAAAGCTttcagagagaagaagaaatgcaATACATTGTCCCTCTATCAACTGTTCCATTTCCACTTTTGATATTTGCAATTTTCAGTCAAGAGCAGCATTTAGTTGCTATTTGCATGTTTAACAGactttcagactttttttttaaacaaggttCTATTTTTTAAGTGTTTGGATGCAGCACTTAAGCAAATGTGGGCTGGTGGAAATTTATTCAAGCATAAATCCTGCCACTGAAAAACAAGACACCAGTGTGATCTTGCAGAAGAGAAGACGGAAGCAGTGCTGTGTGTAgaattttttaaactttgttttttatcagaATTTTATCCGTTTTTATTCCTAGATTGAATTTTGGCTTAcgaaaatgggaatggttgtaATATTTGTCCTCTCCAGCTTGGTCGGTGAGTCAGATTATATTTTTAACACATTCAAGTATGTGAACTTGTTTTATTTAGAAGTAATCATTGACATCATccatttattatatatttcaGTAATCTCAGTTATGTTTTTGAAAGATTATTTCAGCGTGTCATATTTCTACATATCGGTTcagtatatatgtatttatgtattaattttTGTTTAACTCTTTTGAGTTCTGCTTCAGTGAACCACATTTCCTGTCAAAACAGATGGCTGTGCTATCATGATGACATTTTTGCTTCAGTCGTTCTGGTTATTATGCTATACAATTATAGATCATTTGGCATTTTTAAAGCATATTTTAATACTTTGTCAGTTTTGAATATGGGTTGTGACATTATATGCAGTCATCATTAAATAATCGGAGACCTCAATAACAAATCCTACAACATAACATGTCTTAACTTGCGCTTTCTTCAACAGTGGGTTTTGCTTGGGGTGAGCTGATTTTAGAACCAGACAGACCCTCACTGAGTGTGGCAGTCTCTGAAAACGCTTCACTGGAATGCTGCTATAAATCACTGTCGGGGAGAGTGAATGTCAGCTGGATCCGCCATCATAACGAAACTCGGCATAcgtttttaaatcaaacagctGAATCACAGAAAGATTCACAATCTGGAGAAATATATTGTTCCCAACTAAACTTCCCTAAAGTAGAGCTGAAGGACCATGGATTTTACCAGTGTGTGCTGAATGATAATGGCTACACACATTGCACACATGGAACCTACCTGCGTGTctacagtgagtgtgtgtgtgtgttgtgtgtgtggggggtgggggggggggggggggggttgtcacTACTTCATAAGCCATAAATCCTGTTATTGTTAATCTGCCCAAGAGCTGTGAAAGTGGCAGCATCCATATATATTCAACTTATTTAATCTTTACATCTTCAGGATTGTTGCACTGCAGTATGCTGCACCATTCATTCACTTTAAATAGCaccaaaattaaatcaaatttcaGTCAATGTGCAAAGGCATTAGTCACACTGAAAGGCCACTTCACACACTAATCTCATTAAAACCAGATGGTAGATGAGGAAACATAAAACTGCCAATCTGAGGGATTATGTGTGCGATAACCTGCACTGTTAATGTGACTTAACAGTACCACCAATTGTATGTTTAACTGTGATCCTTATGCTAAATGTAACAGTTATATAACAAAACTATCAGTCTCATAATAAATAAGGCTTTTGAGTAATCATTTTGTTAGCCTGCGTTTTCATGTGTAGGCTAACAAATACGCAGCATTCACGTGTTCACACTTAAAGCAGAAAAAGATAACTCGAGTTTAAAAACCAATACGTGCAACTgctaatttgtttgtttgaccTCTGAACCCTTTCTGCATTCCTAGAGCCAATGGAGAAGACCATAAACCTGAGCGAAACCACCAAAAACAAGATCCTGATAGCTGAGGGATTCTTACTGTTACTGTGTGTGATGCTGCCTTCTGCCATTCTTCTGTTCAAGGTCAGAACGTTGCATTATTATACAATGATCAGCAGCACTACTGTTGAAGCTATGCTTAATTTCAAGCATTTTCCCAAAAGAGCATTACTTTTAATGTATTATTCATGCATTAAAAAGTAATGGCAGAGCTGTGCAACTCTGGCatggattttattttctttcttctccgtCAACAATGGGAATTTGCAACATTTGACTGATTTATTACTTTTGGTTTGCCCTACAGTCAAAGAAGCTTAATGAActggagaaaaagaaagcaaagaaagaagaggaaaatatATATCAGGTCAACATTACATATTCTCAATCTCTTTCCATTACACAAGGCAAAGCAGGAAAGCAGGAGCTAAGAAATGAACACCATTTCTAGTTCTTGTTGTTGATGATGTGTATATCTTTCACTGATAATAGCCTTTGCATGatttcctttttcattttctcaaaaaccagGGGCTAAATCTGGATGACTGTTGTGCAACATACGATCAGATTGAACGCTCCCAAGCACAGGGCCCGTACCAGGATGTGGGCAACAttaaggaagaagaggaagaaatccAGCTGGAGAAACCATAAAACAAAGTGAAGAACAGACGGTTACGAGTGTTACATGTAAATAGCAGGCTTCTTACAACACGCTCTGATTTCAGAGTTTTGTACTCTgaaggattttattttttaagcttttatCTGTATTTGTCAAAACAATCTTAACACAATATCCACTGGTCTGCAACCAGGATTTTAGAAATACGTGCTTATCAACATATCAACTATAAactttttttcagttgttttatgatgtttttaaa is a window encoding:
- the cd79a gene encoding B-cell antigen receptor complex-associated protein alpha chain, which encodes MGMVVIFVLSSLVVGFAWGELILEPDRPSLSVAVSENASLECCYKSLSGRVNVSWIRHHNETRHTFLNQTAESQKDSQSGEIYCSQLNFPKVELKDHGFYQCVLNDNGYTHCTHGTYLRVYKPMEKTINLSETTKNKILIAEGFLLLLCVMLPSAILLFKSKKLNELEKKKAKKEEENIYQGLNLDDCCATYDQIERSQAQGPYQDVGNIKEEEEEIQLEKP